The Francisella salimarina genome has a segment encoding these proteins:
- a CDS encoding acyl-CoA desaturase — protein METQSNKLTIIAFAIMHIACLAIFFVNYNITALVVFLVTFSARTFALTAGYHRYFAHKAFQTSRVFQFILALVGTWASQKGPLWWSGHHRYHHIHSDKDTDLHSPKNGIFQSHVGWVFESRSDHVDPKFTKDWIEYPELVWLDKYDHISFALYLVGLFVVGSLVNHFFPNLETSGLAFVFWGGILSTVLLYHTTFSVNSICHIFGKKDYETSDNSRNNWFIALITFGEGWHNNHHKFAYSVRNNLKAWQIDITYMILCVLRKFRIVWGFKEPKKTV, from the coding sequence ATGGAAACACAATCTAATAAACTTACTATAATAGCTTTTGCTATTATGCATATTGCTTGCCTGGCAATATTTTTTGTAAATTATAATATTACTGCCTTAGTTGTATTTCTTGTTACATTTTCAGCTAGAACATTTGCTTTGACCGCTGGGTACCATCGCTACTTTGCACACAAAGCTTTTCAGACTTCTAGAGTATTTCAATTTATTTTAGCATTAGTTGGAACTTGGGCATCTCAAAAAGGACCTCTTTGGTGGTCAGGTCATCATAGATATCATCATATTCATTCTGATAAAGACACAGATCTACACTCACCTAAAAACGGTATCTTCCAGTCGCATGTTGGCTGGGTTTTTGAATCTAGAAGTGATCATGTTGATCCCAAGTTTACCAAAGACTGGATAGAATATCCTGAATTAGTTTGGTTAGATAAATATGACCATATTTCATTTGCTTTATATTTAGTAGGTCTCTTTGTTGTAGGTAGCCTAGTTAACCACTTCTTCCCCAACCTCGAAACATCCGGTTTAGCATTTGTATTCTGGGGCGGTATCTTAAGTACAGTATTGTTATATCACACTACATTTAGTGTTAATTCAATCTGTCATATTTTTGGCAAAAAAGATTATGAAACTTCAGATAATAGTCGTAATAATTGGTTCATAGCATTAATTACATTTGGTGAAGGGTGGCACAACAATCACCATAAATTTGCTTACTCTGTTAGAAATAATCTCAAAGCATGGCAAATTGATATTACATACATGATTCTTTGTGTATTGAGAAAATTTAGAATAGTATGGGGATTTAAAGAACCAAAGAAAACCGTTTAG